A stretch of the Azospirillum brasilense genome encodes the following:
- a CDS encoding calcium-binding protein — translation MATLPGGNYDDIITGTNGSDFINGGNGDDILMGGNGADTVLGGDGRDALFGGNGDDLLSGGSGADVLDGGNGNDTLDGGDGDDYLSGGNGDDVLIGGRGNDILDGGNGDDVLNGGDGADILRGGNGDDVLTGGGHNDYLDGGAGNDILMGGTGDDILKGGEGDDYLSGGDGNDILDGGAGNDILVGGAGNDIFVFSGGGGQDVVLDFRAGEDVLQIERNINGLEINDASDLAARVTDMGGNAVIDLGNGDSIMLKGVSADEVHNNPNDFFVIH, via the coding sequence ATGGCCACCCTTCCTGGCGGCAACTATGACGACATCATCACCGGCACCAACGGCAGCGACTTCATCAACGGCGGCAACGGTGACGACATCCTGATGGGTGGCAACGGCGCCGACACGGTCCTGGGCGGCGACGGGCGCGACGCCCTGTTCGGCGGGAACGGCGACGACCTGCTGAGCGGCGGCAGCGGAGCCGACGTCCTGGACGGCGGCAACGGCAACGACACGCTGGATGGCGGGGACGGCGACGATTACCTGTCCGGCGGCAACGGCGACGACGTGCTGATCGGTGGCCGCGGCAACGACATCCTCGACGGCGGCAACGGCGACGACGTCCTGAACGGCGGCGACGGCGCCGATATTCTGCGCGGCGGCAACGGCGACGACGTCCTGACGGGCGGTGGCCACAACGATTACCTGGACGGCGGTGCGGGCAACGACATCCTGATGGGCGGCACCGGCGACGACATCCTGAAGGGTGGCGAGGGCGACGACTACCTGTCCGGCGGTGACGGCAACGACATCCTGGACGGTGGTGCGGGCAACGACATCCTGGTGGGTGGCGCCGGCAACGACATCTTCGTCTTCTCCGGCGGCGGCGGCCAGGACGTCGTTCTCGACTTCCGCGCCGGCGAAGACGTCCTCCAGATCGAGCGCAACATCAACGGTCTGGAGATCAACGACGCCTCCGATCTGGCGGCCCGCGTCACCGACATGGGTGGCAACGCCGTCATCGATCTCGGCAACGGCGACAGCATCATGCTGAAGGGCGTTTCGGCCGACGAAGTTCACAACAACCCGAACGACTTCTTCGTCATTCACTAA
- a CDS encoding MarR family winged helix-turn-helix transcriptional regulator, whose product MSTQRRAGAESKPALDKPDAVDAAELAEYHGLARLIERMHRRFLDVVRAGLLRQGIDDIGPVQALMVMLIGDDEPSVRDLMERGYYLGSNASYSLKILVEAGYIDRGASQRDRRTARLRLTDKGRTLRDELFKLEQVQASALVRNEAEAADLKAAYRTLRRLDRIWGDMVRYAGQGLD is encoded by the coding sequence ATGAGCACGCAGCGCCGGGCGGGCGCCGAATCCAAGCCGGCCCTAGACAAGCCGGACGCCGTCGATGCGGCGGAACTGGCCGAGTATCACGGGCTCGCCCGGTTGATCGAGCGGATGCACCGCCGGTTCCTCGACGTCGTGCGGGCCGGCCTGCTGCGGCAGGGGATCGACGACATCGGGCCGGTCCAGGCGCTGATGGTGATGCTGATCGGCGACGACGAGCCGTCGGTCCGCGACCTGATGGAGCGCGGCTATTACCTGGGATCCAACGCCTCCTACAGCCTGAAGATCCTGGTCGAGGCCGGCTACATCGACCGCGGCGCCAGCCAGCGCGACCGCCGCACGGCCCGCCTGCGCCTGACCGACAAGGGGCGGACGCTGCGCGACGAGCTGTTCAAGCTGGAGCAGGTGCAGGCCTCGGCGCTGGTGCGCAACGAGGCGGAGGCGGCCGACCTGAAGGCCGCCTACCGCACGCTGCGCCGGCTCGACCGCATCTGGGGCGACATGGTTCGCTACGCCGGCCAAGGCCTCGATTGA
- a CDS encoding type I secretion system permease/ATPase encodes MSGMDRTLLTQAYRKIGRGLLLAGALTFFVNILMLVVPLYTMQVYDRVMSSRSLETLTMLAVISVGGLVLYGVLDFIRARAFLVCGAVIAHRFNVPALQAAIVDALGGGTRNAGQTMRDLNDLRNFMTSNAVVVPLDLLWTPIFLVILFILHPIYGWIAVGSALLLLTMNALTDALTRRPIADANEASAKVFADVASTVRHAEAIEAMGMLPPLARRWQMAQIGSASLIDRGVVLSRGMASASRSLRLILQIATISAGAALVIRNEASPGSMIATGIIMARLLQPFEHLVENWRQWIVAQTAHKRIRELLNGEGARRSTMPLPRPDGRLTVDRVSHVPKGLQRPVLRGVSFALEPGEVLGIIGPSGAGKSTLARLLVGIWEPTAGGIYLDGTSTFLWERESFGQYVGYVPQSVALLDGTIGENIARMAQADPAEIVRAARLAGVHDMIGRLPFGYDTPVGENAFALSGGQRQRIALARALFGKPRLIVLDEPNSNLDHEGEQALLTAINHARRDGATIVMVAHRPSIVSVADKLLVLKDGMVEHFGERTDVLKMVQPGGAVKVARLVRTGESA; translated from the coding sequence ATGAGCGGTATGGATCGGACCCTGCTGACCCAAGCCTACCGGAAGATCGGACGCGGCCTGCTGCTGGCCGGCGCCCTCACCTTCTTCGTCAACATCCTGATGCTGGTGGTGCCGCTCTACACCATGCAGGTCTACGACCGCGTGATGAGCAGCCGCAGCCTGGAAACGTTGACCATGCTCGCGGTGATCTCCGTGGGCGGGCTTGTGCTGTATGGCGTTCTGGACTTCATCCGGGCGCGCGCCTTCCTGGTCTGCGGAGCGGTCATCGCGCACCGCTTCAACGTGCCGGCGCTGCAGGCGGCCATCGTCGACGCGCTGGGCGGCGGGACGCGCAACGCCGGCCAGACGATGCGCGACCTGAACGACCTGCGGAACTTCATGACCAGCAACGCCGTGGTGGTGCCGCTGGACCTGCTGTGGACGCCGATCTTCCTGGTCATCCTGTTCATCCTGCACCCGATCTACGGCTGGATCGCGGTGGGGTCGGCGCTGTTGCTGCTGACCATGAACGCGCTGACCGACGCGCTGACCCGCCGCCCCATCGCCGACGCGAACGAGGCCTCGGCCAAGGTCTTCGCCGACGTCGCCAGCACCGTCCGCCACGCCGAGGCCATCGAGGCCATGGGCATGCTGCCGCCGCTGGCCCGGCGCTGGCAGATGGCGCAGATCGGCTCCGCCTCGCTGATCGACCGGGGCGTCGTGCTGTCGCGCGGCATGGCGTCCGCCTCCCGCTCGCTGCGGCTGATCCTGCAGATCGCCACCATCTCCGCTGGCGCCGCCCTGGTCATCCGGAACGAGGCGTCGCCGGGCAGCATGATCGCCACCGGCATCATCATGGCGCGCCTGCTCCAGCCCTTCGAGCATCTGGTGGAGAACTGGCGGCAGTGGATCGTCGCCCAGACCGCCCACAAGCGCATCCGCGAGCTTCTGAACGGCGAGGGCGCGCGGCGCAGCACCATGCCGCTGCCCCGCCCCGACGGTCGCCTGACCGTCGACCGCGTCAGCCATGTGCCGAAGGGCCTGCAGCGCCCGGTGCTGCGCGGCGTCTCCTTCGCGCTGGAGCCGGGAGAGGTGCTGGGCATCATCGGCCCGTCGGGGGCCGGCAAATCGACGCTCGCCCGCCTGCTCGTCGGCATCTGGGAACCCACCGCCGGCGGCATCTACCTCGACGGCACCAGCACCTTCCTGTGGGAGCGCGAGAGCTTCGGCCAGTATGTCGGCTATGTGCCGCAGTCGGTGGCGCTGCTCGACGGCACCATCGGCGAGAACATCGCCCGCATGGCCCAGGCCGACCCGGCCGAGATCGTGCGCGCCGCCCGGCTCGCCGGCGTCCACGACATGATCGGGCGCCTGCCCTTCGGCTACGACACGCCGGTCGGCGAGAACGCCTTCGCCCTGTCCGGCGGGCAGCGGCAGCGCATCGCGCTGGCCCGCGCCCTGTTCGGCAAGCCCCGCCTGATCGTGCTGGACGAGCCCAACTCCAACCTCGACCATGAGGGCGAGCAGGCGCTGCTGACCGCGATCAACCACGCGCGGCGCGACGGCGCCACCATCGTGATGGTCGCCCACCGCCCCTCCATCGTGTCGGTCGCCGACAAGCTGCTCGTCCTCAAGGACGGCATGGTCGAGCATTTCGGCGAGCGCACCGACGTGCTGAAGATGGTCCAGCCCGGCGGCGCCGTGAAGGTGGCCCGGCTGGTCCGGACGGGAGAATCCGCATGA
- a CDS encoding DUF2336 domain-containing protein, whose protein sequence is MTDSSLSIRDVERLLESSSAEARIDTMQKLAGDLEKGGLTDAERSLALEVMHCFAADAQVAVREAVAWQIRNNAMLTAELAERLVKDVARVAFPILRDAGSLSDELLLDVLADPDAGKHMAVANRHTVSARVAGAVVETGNVAVVTALLRNPGAELAEPALHRALDRFGRVRMVSEAAATRPGLPLAVVERLVAFVSDAVRATLAHSHGLSKDLVDRLANRGRESATLRLLRPALRGSEDVEAVARWLHANGRFTAALLFRVLCAGDVALFAAGLGAKAGIPADNARKLAWDDGALGLRAVLKKASVAPVLVPPFQVAIATAKRMGYEGSDNRRDDFQAEVMADLFAALTPTNEWVVDELLLQLFDGASDEVIDRALDQAGLPFAPVRGTGT, encoded by the coding sequence ATGACCGACTCATCCCTGTCCATCCGTGACGTCGAGCGCCTGCTCGAATCCTCGTCGGCGGAGGCCCGCATCGACACGATGCAGAAGCTGGCCGGCGATCTGGAGAAAGGCGGGCTGACCGACGCCGAGCGGTCGCTGGCGCTGGAGGTGATGCACTGCTTCGCGGCCGACGCCCAGGTGGCGGTGCGCGAGGCGGTGGCCTGGCAGATCCGCAACAACGCCATGTTGACCGCGGAATTGGCCGAGCGGCTGGTGAAGGACGTGGCCCGCGTGGCCTTCCCGATCCTGCGCGACGCTGGAAGCCTCAGCGACGAGCTGCTGCTCGACGTGCTGGCCGACCCCGACGCCGGCAAGCACATGGCCGTCGCCAACCGCCACACCGTGTCGGCGCGGGTGGCCGGAGCCGTCGTCGAGACCGGCAACGTCGCGGTGGTGACCGCCCTGCTGCGCAACCCCGGCGCCGAACTGGCGGAACCGGCGCTGCACCGGGCCTTGGACCGCTTCGGCCGCGTGCGCATGGTCAGCGAGGCCGCGGCGACCCGCCCCGGCCTGCCGCTGGCCGTGGTGGAGCGGCTGGTCGCCTTCGTGTCGGACGCGGTGCGCGCCACGCTGGCCCACAGCCACGGCCTGTCCAAGGATCTGGTGGACCGGCTGGCCAACCGCGGGCGCGAGTCGGCGACGCTGCGGCTGCTCCGGCCGGCACTCCGCGGCTCGGAGGACGTGGAGGCGGTGGCCCGCTGGCTGCACGCCAACGGGCGCTTCACCGCGGCGCTGCTCTTCCGCGTGCTGTGCGCGGGCGATGTGGCGCTGTTCGCGGCGGGGCTGGGGGCGAAGGCCGGCATCCCGGCGGACAACGCCCGCAAGCTGGCCTGGGACGACGGGGCGCTGGGGCTGCGGGCGGTGTTGAAGAAGGCGTCGGTCGCGCCGGTCCTGGTGCCGCCCTTCCAGGTGGCCATCGCCACCGCCAAGCGCATGGGCTACGAAGGCAGCGACAACCGCCGCGACGATTTCCAGGCGGAGGTCATGGCCGACCTGTTCGCCGCCCTGACCCCGACGAACGAATGGGTGGTGGACGAGCTGCTGCTGCAACTGTTCGACGGCGCGTCGGACGAGGTGATCGACCGCGCGCTGGATCAGGCGGGACTGCCCTTCGCGCCGGTGCGCGGGACGGGGACGTGA
- a CDS encoding HlyD family type I secretion periplasmic adaptor subunit, with product MTDTTLSQPANAPSPLTAAWSPVIDVTPQEPTLRGTALAGALAVAIGFGGFFGWAFTASLDSAAIAPGTIMVESHRKTVSHLEGGILSELLVKDGDMVTAGQVLLRLDTTQSGAVVAQLHGQYWTSLARLARLRAEQTDAKAPVYADELVAAAKTSSVAAEALAAEQRLFESRRDAYEGQISIQRKRIGQLRDELVALDSQRVAANDRLRYTQDELRIVETLLAKGYERKPRMLELQRNVADTKGRLGEIQADKSKAEQGIAAAELEIINLGNNRRSEVGNELQTIQATVSDLSERLRSAGDVLKRQELVAPQAGRVTNLRFYTPGGVIPAGQGILDIVPQDDGLIVEARVAPADVQNIDVGGSSMVRLVGYRQRLVPPVQGKVLTLSADQLEDERTGQAYFLARISLDAAALKALPNVDLHPGMPTEVMIHGHTRKAIEYFLTPLTDGMNRAFREN from the coding sequence ATGACCGACACGACGCTTTCCCAGCCCGCGAACGCGCCATCCCCCCTCACCGCCGCATGGTCGCCGGTCATCGACGTGACGCCGCAGGAACCGACTCTGCGCGGCACGGCGCTGGCGGGGGCGCTGGCCGTCGCCATCGGCTTCGGCGGCTTCTTCGGCTGGGCCTTCACCGCCAGCCTGGACAGCGCGGCCATCGCGCCCGGCACCATCATGGTGGAAAGCCACCGCAAGACCGTCTCCCACCTGGAGGGCGGCATCCTCAGCGAACTGCTGGTCAAGGACGGCGACATGGTGACGGCCGGGCAGGTCCTGCTGCGGCTCGACACCACGCAGAGCGGCGCGGTGGTCGCCCAGCTTCACGGGCAGTACTGGACCTCGCTGGCCCGGCTGGCCCGGCTGCGCGCCGAGCAGACCGACGCCAAGGCTCCGGTCTACGCCGACGAGCTGGTGGCCGCCGCCAAGACCAGTTCCGTCGCTGCCGAGGCGCTGGCCGCCGAACAGCGCCTGTTCGAATCGCGGCGCGACGCCTATGAGGGGCAGATCTCCATCCAGCGCAAGCGCATCGGCCAGCTCCGCGACGAGCTGGTGGCGCTCGATTCGCAGCGCGTCGCCGCCAACGACCGTCTGCGCTACACCCAGGACGAGCTGCGGATCGTCGAGACGTTGCTCGCCAAGGGTTACGAGCGCAAGCCGCGCATGCTGGAGCTTCAGCGCAACGTCGCCGACACCAAGGGCCGGCTGGGCGAGATCCAGGCCGACAAGTCGAAGGCCGAGCAGGGCATCGCCGCGGCGGAGCTGGAGATCATCAACCTCGGCAACAACCGCCGGTCGGAGGTCGGGAACGAGCTTCAGACCATCCAGGCCACCGTCTCCGACCTGTCGGAGCGGTTGCGCAGCGCCGGCGACGTGCTGAAGCGCCAGGAACTCGTCGCCCCCCAGGCGGGCCGGGTCACCAACCTGCGCTTCTACACGCCGGGCGGCGTCATCCCGGCGGGCCAGGGCATCCTCGACATCGTCCCGCAGGACGACGGGCTGATCGTCGAGGCCCGCGTCGCCCCCGCCGACGTGCAGAACATCGACGTGGGCGGCAGCTCCATGGTGCGGCTGGTCGGCTACCGCCAGCGGCTGGTGCCGCCGGTCCAGGGGAAGGTGCTGACCCTCTCCGCCGACCAGCTCGAGGACGAGCGCACCGGGCAGGCCTATTTCCTCGCCCGGATCAGCCTGGACGCCGCGGCGCTGAAGGCCCTGCCCAACGTGGACCTGCATCCCGGCATGCCGACCGAGGTGATGATCCACGGGCACACCCGCAAGGCCATCGAGTATTTCCTGACGCCGCTGACCGACGGCATGAACCGCGCCTTCCGCGAGAACTGA
- a CDS encoding glycosyltransferase family 2 protein, whose protein sequence is MTVLAVLPASASIASAQLHALGDDFVLASWESDGPEPSGRVVPTLDGEEVRPPYTTLSVRTSWGGQRVLSILRAPRTSGAPVRFVAQSRVVAEVLAEPQVPDPDPAFLLGSLDAPSRLRVVRFLFDFARSTPALRSDAGFAAVCRRMVLELSPTPSPIIARALATDELLLCGGSLSSGFGEVTGAVIITMGAVGPSPFDVCIGSALDRRGRAAMSLLVDKALCAPGNLLVVLGRNGLACRAFSAVAPNLPSLTERLSTRRDTPLELRQYILNALAQRGRSDATAAAAVRELQVLAPLPKRQVADAKRSIGAALDLAVPTGDGGLFLAGWVHDPHGLSGGLTVHTPFGGERRLEVLEHRFPREDVAKLFGTAPSTDRSGFVAYLPGAPEPAAALQVHAELRLGSGGSIRLVPPLRPLSPADARAAVLGSLPPQHATPLVLETVIAPAVAPLHAAHMASRGEPETVSFGRIPETPAVSVIIPLYKALEFLRFQLSSFATDPGMAGAELIFVLDSPEQRDELVHMLHGFHALYGLPMRVLVQPANYGYSAANNTGVAASTGRTLLFLNSDVIPDQPGWLPVLLAALERAPGTGAVGPKLLFDDDSLQHAGLYFDRDVRGRWYNHHFFKGLPRDFLPARRERSVPGVTGACLMMTRETFDAVGGFCEDYVIGDYEDSDLCLRIRKAGLDIRYVPSVELYHLERRSISRHQGYTRGVASEYNGWLHARRWAAMMEELAARDWNASPPPPALEDSLMRPLSAGVPTDTALPVAVPGKSRLFGRANRNRS, encoded by the coding sequence ATGACCGTGCTCGCCGTCCTGCCGGCCTCCGCCTCCATCGCGTCCGCCCAGCTCCATGCGCTCGGCGACGACTTCGTGCTCGCCTCGTGGGAGAGCGACGGACCGGAGCCCTCCGGCCGGGTCGTTCCCACCCTCGACGGCGAGGAGGTCCGGCCCCCCTACACCACCTTGTCCGTGCGGACGAGCTGGGGTGGGCAGCGGGTGCTGTCGATCCTGCGGGCGCCCCGGACCTCCGGTGCGCCCGTCCGTTTCGTGGCCCAGAGCCGCGTCGTCGCGGAGGTCCTGGCCGAACCGCAGGTTCCCGACCCCGACCCAGCCTTCCTGCTCGGCAGCCTCGACGCGCCCTCCCGGCTGCGCGTGGTCCGCTTCCTCTTCGATTTCGCGCGCTCCACCCCGGCGCTGCGCAGCGACGCCGGCTTCGCCGCGGTGTGCCGCCGCATGGTGCTGGAGCTGTCGCCCACCCCCTCCCCAATCATCGCCCGCGCCCTGGCGACCGACGAGCTTCTGCTCTGTGGCGGGTCGCTGTCGTCGGGTTTCGGCGAGGTGACGGGGGCGGTCATCATCACCATGGGCGCCGTCGGCCCCTCTCCCTTCGACGTCTGCATCGGCTCCGCGCTGGACCGGCGCGGGCGCGCCGCCATGTCGCTGCTGGTCGACAAGGCGCTGTGCGCGCCGGGCAACCTGCTGGTGGTTCTCGGCCGCAACGGGCTGGCCTGCCGCGCCTTCTCGGCCGTGGCGCCCAACCTGCCGAGCCTGACCGAGCGGCTGTCCACGCGACGCGACACGCCGCTGGAGCTGCGCCAGTACATTCTGAACGCGCTCGCCCAGCGCGGACGGTCGGACGCCACGGCCGCAGCGGCAGTGCGCGAGCTTCAGGTGCTCGCCCCGCTGCCCAAGCGGCAGGTCGCCGACGCCAAGCGCTCCATCGGCGCCGCCCTCGACCTTGCCGTTCCGACCGGTGACGGCGGGCTGTTCCTGGCCGGCTGGGTGCACGATCCGCACGGCTTGTCCGGCGGCCTCACCGTGCACACGCCCTTCGGCGGCGAGCGCCGGCTGGAGGTGCTGGAACACCGCTTCCCGCGCGAGGACGTGGCGAAGCTGTTCGGCACCGCCCCGTCCACCGACCGCAGCGGCTTCGTCGCCTACCTGCCCGGCGCGCCCGAGCCTGCCGCGGCGCTTCAGGTCCATGCGGAGCTTCGCCTCGGCTCTGGCGGGTCGATCCGGCTGGTGCCGCCGCTGCGCCCGCTGTCGCCCGCCGACGCCCGCGCCGCGGTGCTCGGCAGCCTGCCGCCGCAGCACGCGACCCCGCTGGTTCTGGAAACCGTGATCGCCCCGGCCGTGGCACCGCTCCACGCCGCCCACATGGCCAGCCGCGGCGAGCCGGAAACCGTCAGCTTCGGGCGCATCCCGGAGACGCCCGCCGTCTCGGTCATCATCCCGCTCTACAAGGCGCTGGAGTTCCTGCGCTTCCAGCTCTCCAGCTTCGCCACCGATCCCGGCATGGCCGGGGCGGAGCTGATCTTCGTGCTCGACAGCCCGGAGCAGCGCGACGAGCTGGTGCACATGCTGCACGGCTTCCACGCGCTTTACGGCCTGCCGATGCGGGTGCTGGTGCAGCCGGCCAACTACGGCTACTCGGCGGCCAACAACACGGGCGTCGCAGCCTCCACCGGACGCACCCTGCTGTTCCTGAATTCCGACGTGATCCCTGACCAGCCCGGCTGGCTGCCCGTCCTGCTCGCCGCGCTGGAGCGCGCGCCGGGGACCGGGGCGGTCGGGCCGAAGCTGCTGTTCGACGACGACAGCCTGCAGCACGCCGGGCTGTACTTCGACCGCGACGTCCGTGGGCGCTGGTACAACCATCACTTCTTCAAGGGCCTGCCGCGCGACTTCCTGCCCGCCCGGCGGGAGCGCAGCGTGCCCGGCGTGACCGGCGCCTGCCTGATGATGACCCGCGAGACCTTCGACGCCGTGGGCGGCTTCTGCGAGGACTACGTCATCGGCGATTACGAGGACTCCGACCTCTGCCTGCGCATCCGCAAGGCCGGGCTGGACATCCGCTACGTCCCCTCGGTCGAGCTGTACCATCTGGAGCGCCGCTCGATCAGCCGGCACCAGGGCTACACCCGCGGCGTCGCCTCCGAATACAACGGCTGGCTCCACGCCCGCCGCTGGGCCGCGATGATGGAGGAGCTGGCCGCCCGCGACTGGAACGCGTCGCCACCGCCGCCCGCGCTGGAGGACAGCCTGATGCGCCCCCTGTCGGCGGGCGTTCCCACGGACACCGCCCTTCCCGTTGCCGTTCCGGGCAAATCCCGCCTGTTCGGGCGCGCGAACCGGAACCGGAGCTGA
- a CDS encoding TetR/AcrR family transcriptional regulator, with protein sequence MEAKTLNRESWLSAAFSALAEGGVEQVRVELLAKRLKVTKGSFYWHFRDRMELVEAMLEGWKTGRIEAIKAQTRLDGRTPAEGLRYVLSLYGGSSNPRGIAIELAMRDWARRDPRASEIVAEVDRERLRCVSDLFVGLGLDSDDAFARAYLFYSFIFGEGLLARSAAPDRFEKARDICGKVLVPEGV encoded by the coding sequence ATGGAAGCGAAGACGCTGAACCGCGAATCCTGGCTGTCCGCCGCCTTCTCCGCCCTGGCGGAGGGCGGCGTCGAGCAGGTGCGGGTCGAGCTTCTGGCCAAGCGGCTGAAGGTGACCAAGGGCAGCTTCTACTGGCACTTCCGCGACCGGATGGAGTTGGTGGAGGCGATGCTGGAAGGCTGGAAGACCGGCCGCATCGAGGCGATCAAGGCGCAGACCCGGCTGGACGGCCGCACGCCGGCCGAGGGTCTGCGCTATGTGCTGTCGCTCTACGGCGGCAGCAGCAACCCGCGCGGCATCGCCATCGAACTGGCGATGCGCGACTGGGCGCGCCGCGACCCCCGCGCGTCCGAGATCGTAGCGGAGGTCGACCGCGAACGCCTGCGCTGCGTGTCGGACCTGTTCGTCGGCCTGGGGCTGGACTCCGACGACGCCTTCGCGCGGGCGTATCTGTTCTATTCCTTCATCTTCGGGGAAGGGCTGCTGGCACGCTCCGCCGCGCCGGACCGGTTCGAGAAGGCACGGGACATTTGCGGGAAGGTGCTGGTGCCGGAGGGGGTGTAG
- the galE gene encoding UDP-glucose 4-epimerase GalE, whose translation MNTPQTVLVTGGAGYVGSHCVAELLDRGFRVVVLDNLRQGHRAAVPSDAAFVEADLADTDALTRVFAEWRFDAVLHFAALSLVGESMRDPHLYLHGNTVNSLNLIRAATTAGVRKMVFSSTANLFGTPERLPIDEETTIDPGSPYGESKFFIERALHWADRCHGLRSACLRYFNAAGAHPNGIIGEDHDPETHLIPLVLDAASGRRSHIEIFGDDYPTADGTCVRDYIHVCDLADAHLRVLSSLETRSVRYNLGNGTGYSVRQVIEATERVTGLTVPVKVGPRRAGDPAVLIASSERIRGELGWTPRFPDLDSIIGSAWEWRRRHPGGYRGPAVAQAAE comes from the coding sequence ATGAACACGCCCCAGACCGTACTCGTGACCGGCGGTGCCGGCTATGTCGGCAGTCACTGCGTGGCCGAACTGCTCGACCGCGGCTTCCGGGTCGTCGTGCTCGACAACCTGCGCCAGGGCCACCGCGCCGCCGTGCCGTCCGACGCCGCCTTCGTGGAGGCCGACCTTGCCGACACGGACGCGCTGACCCGCGTCTTCGCCGAATGGCGCTTCGACGCGGTGCTCCATTTCGCCGCGCTGTCGCTGGTCGGTGAATCGATGCGCGACCCGCATCTCTATCTGCACGGCAACACGGTCAACTCGCTGAACCTGATCCGCGCGGCGACCACCGCCGGCGTGCGCAAGATGGTCTTCTCCTCGACCGCCAACCTGTTCGGCACGCCGGAGCGCCTGCCGATCGACGAGGAAACCACCATCGACCCCGGCAGCCCCTACGGCGAATCCAAGTTCTTCATCGAGCGCGCGCTGCATTGGGCGGATCGCTGCCATGGTCTGCGCTCCGCCTGCCTGCGCTACTTCAACGCCGCCGGCGCGCACCCGAACGGGATCATCGGCGAGGATCATGACCCGGAAACCCACCTGATCCCGCTGGTGCTCGACGCGGCCAGCGGCCGACGCTCCCACATCGAAATCTTCGGCGACGACTACCCGACGGCGGACGGCACCTGCGTGCGCGACTACATCCATGTCTGCGACCTCGCCGACGCGCATCTGCGGGTGCTGTCGTCGCTGGAGACGCGCAGCGTCCGGTACAATCTGGGCAACGGCACGGGCTACAGCGTCCGCCAGGTGATCGAGGCGACGGAGCGGGTCACCGGCCTGACGGTTCCGGTGAAGGTCGGGCCGCGCCGCGCCGGCGACCCGGCGGTGCTGATCGCCTCGTCGGAGCGCATCCGGGGCGAACTGGGCTGGACGCCGCGCTTCCCCGATCTGGACAGCATCATCGGCAGCGCGTGGGAATGGCGCCGCCGCCATCCGGGCGGCTACCGCGGCCCGGCCGTGGCGCAGGCCGCCGAGTGA